CAGTCGGTTGCGCTCTGCTTCCTCTCGTTGTCTCTGCAGCTCGGCCTGCATTTCTCCGAGCTGCCTGTTGGCCCTTTCCAGCATCTCTCTGGCCTCTCTTTCCGACCCGCGGCAGGAGTCCAGCTGGATCCTTAAGCGCTTGAGGGTCCCTTTCTTTTCCTCTTGCTCGTCCTGCAGGCTTTTCTTCTTCGCTACTAGCTCCTCGGTTCTGGAATCTACCGTCTTCAGCTGCCTTCCCAGCTCCTCATCTGCTGCTGACATCTCTCGGGAAGCTGCCTGGATTCGTTCCCGGATTTTCCCGTGTGCATTCGGATCTGCCTCAGCTTCAAGTAGGTGTTGGGTGAAACACACCAGCTCCCTCATCCCTGCCTCAAAACGGTCCCGGACGACCATCTTATAACCCTCATCTCGTCCAGAGCAAGTGGAAAGAGCCATGGGGAGCTGCCACGAGATGACGTCCTGCCTGCAAGAACAAAATAAGTCTGAGATGTTGGGTCCAGCTGTTAGCAGAGGCCAGCTGTTATCCAGTCTGTGCACTGTTACACCTGGGCAAGTACAGAACAACTCCACTGGTGCAGCAGGATCGCTCCAGATTCATACCAGGATCACTGAGAccagaatccagccctgactccattgATGGCAACagggtcactgagatcagaactGACTCtggctccattgatgtcagtggggtcactccagattcacacccaggtcactgagatcagaatctggccctttatgttATTCCTCACAAACGGAAAAGTTCTGTGGCACCATCAGGTCTGGAGGATCTTCAACTAGACAGACTGATTCCTTCCCTGCATTGCAAGTCCGGGTCTAACCTTCCCCCTGCTGTTCTGAAATCCAAGGCGCATCAGCTCGAGGAAGCAGCGTCAGGTCTGTAATGTAAACGTTTTCAGTAGGAAAGGGCCTCACATAATCACAGGACAAAGGAGGGCCCTGGTTCCCCGCCATGTTCCTAGTTTAATATGGAGGTGACTCTCCGTGTCACCAGCTCTTGCGTGCCTTGCAACTACTGGAGAATGTGATTTTTTTAGACCCATCTCTCCCTGCCTTCGACTGCCTTCCCCGCGCCACAGGGGTTTTCGGGtacaggtggggcagggagcagatcCCTGCCTCAGGTTGGGGGTGGAACCTGGGGGCAGATCTGGGTCTGTACTgatgcagggcaggggcagatgcGAGGGCTGGTGCCAGCAATCAGTTTTGATGTGGCAGCTTGACACACTCTGCAATTACCCATAGGTCAGCCAACCGGATGATGGCACCATTGGCATTTTCCAGCATAACCGCACCCCAGCTCCGCTCTGCCCATCGCCCCAGGAGAAGGGAACATGCGGACACCCTTAATGATGGGTCTCCCAGCTAGAAAGGAACGaaatgggaatggtgggggaaaggagttgATGGATGGGGTAGGTGCATAGAGCCCAACGTGGGTGGCAAAGGGGGCCTACAGACCCCATGCCAAGGTGGGAATGGGGGACTCTGGGATTGGTGGAAAGGAGACACACCGAGCCCCTGGCATGggtactcctaggggaattctgtgccaaacagttaaaaattctgcacacaatcatttaaaattctgcataattCATCTGTCAAAATAACAGAATATAATCACGTCAGGTGCAATTATTTTGGTAAATCATTTCAAAACAGCTGTCAGCAGGTCTATGTAACAATccagacaagaaaaaaaattcccccaggagtagagagttcaGGAAACCCCTGCGACAACCCAGTGCCTGTTTCTCTGTTATGCTTTTCTGGGCATCTCAGTCTGGGTGCGTCACACGTGCCAGATGGGCACATCTGTGGGGAAAATGCTGCCCCTTTGGTCTGTTAGTCGAATCTCTTTTTTTCAGCCTGTCCCTGCAGGGTTACCATATAGAGGTTCCCAAAGAGAGGGCACTGCAGGAGAAAGAGAGTCTAGAGAGTGGGTATGGatgtggggtgctggaggggtatTTGCTCCAGAAGGGAGGACTGCACGGGGCCCCCCAATGCAGACATccgcatcccctccccccagagcccaagGGATCCAGCGGCAGACACAGGCTGATGCTGTTCAGATGGGGCTGGATGGAGTTTCCTGTGGTGATTTCAGTGCTGGGCTGTGCAGGGCTGACACTGCACAGGGCTCCATCCCCAAAGGCCAGGCACTCTGCTCATTGACGGACAcgctgcctccttccttcagggcatgccaggaacagcagctgccaggaaccctctggctctccctcctcccatcaGTGTCTTCTATTTTTGCACtggtgagctgggctctgctgggtccagaaGCCCCTAGTGGTGGCCAGGAGCGCCGCAGCGCCAATTCTGCGGGGAACAATGAAATTCTGCGCAGAACATTAATTCTGCCCAAATTCTGCATTGCTCTACTAAATAACAAGAGGCTCCTTAATGCTAGTAAATGCCAGAGGCTTTATTGAAAATGCTCCGTGCTGCAGCATCGCAAAGCAGGAAGTCCAAGGACCCATCAGGCAGCTCACACTTGCTGCTTGACTCTGTGCCAGGTGTGCGCAGCGCGCCGCCGGTTGGCTGAATCCCCCCTATGCGCCTCAGGGGAATGACTATGGCAGCTTCCGATTTCCTTCCAAATGTTGGGAGGAACCCTGGGCCAGTCGAAACCAAAGGGAGTTTTCCCTCAACTTCAATGGGCACAAGATGGGCTCTTCTCAGTCCACATCCCTGTAGGCCACATttccaaagggatttaggtgcctaacagtGCAGATGGGGGCCTAGTGGGATTCTCAAATGTGCCAAAGCTAGTTAGGTGCCTACCCCCCCTTGCATTCTATttggtgcctaattccctttgCATCCAATTTAAAATCCCGCCAGGTGCCGATTTGCACTGTTAGGTGACTAAATTCCTTGAACACCTGGCCCTGTGAGTCCAGCGAGTGCTATGGCCCCATCTCGCAGACATGAGGCCCAgagagtggtgaagtgacttgcccttcAGCTAACAACGTGAGACACAGGAAaaagctcctggctcccagcctcagtcctggctcctagcaccctccctctgctctaaccactgcacctcactcccttcccagaaCAGGGACTAGAAAcctggagtcctgcctcccagccgcCAATGCTCTAACCTCTAGACACCTCCTCCCTCCAAGAGATAAtgaaggaacccaggagtccagcccCGACCCCACCTCCCCAATCTAATTGTCTGGCTGGTTCCAATGGCAGCATGTGAATGGAAATTTCTCCTGGGTCATTGAAGGTGGAATTTGCTCTCCAGCACGAGTAGTGGGAGCTCTGCTGCTTGTGACAGTCTATAAAATCTTCAGATCCTGCTTCGGAGAGAACAGGCAGTTTCCTCATCTCCTCCCTCCATTAATCTCTCTTTAGGTTCTTATGAGGGCCCGCTAGTACCTAAGTGTCTCACCTCCCCCCCTGGCTGAGGTGGGAAGCCCAAGCACAGAGAAATaaggtgacttgcccagggtcacaaagGACAGCATGTGGCAGAGTAAAGACTAGAGCCAAGGTTTGCCGTATCCTCGTGCAGCACCTTGACTGCAAGGCTGGCCTTTCTCAAGCTCAGGTCTTGCAAAGCAAAGGTCATATTTTGAGGAAAGCGAGGTGGGCTGCAATTGGTTGATTATGAAGACTCCCCATAGTGTGAGCCAGTAGCTGGGACCCCACCGGTGAATCCATCTACTCAAACAGGTCTTCTTCCTCTGCAGTCAGCTCCTTCATCCCCCGTTGCACGGATCCCTCAATTGCCTTCTGCTCTTCCATGCTCACAGGGGGTAGCACGGCCTTCAGCTCCCTGTCGATCGTCTCCACCCTGGCCTCGACACTCCTATCAAACTCCTCCTTCTTCTCGATCACCATGTCGTAGATGGCTTGGCGGGCCTCTTCACAACCTTTCTGTAATGCCTCCCGCTCGGACTCGAAGCTCGGGTGGGAAGTTTCCATGGTGATCAGTCGCCCGAGGCTGCTCACTCGATCCATCAGGTAATTATTGGACACTTCGGTGTAGGTCTCAGAGATCATGTGCACCAGGTGGGCCACATTGGAAGCGTTGAACGCCTGGGTGTAGATGGTGTCTATCACGAAGGATTTGGAGGAATAATTTTCTATTTTCTGTACGTCCGAGACAGAGCTCACAAATTCCTTGATGTCCCGACTGAGGCAGGAGTCAATCAAGCTGGAGATCATCTGGAAGAACCTCACCATCTTCTCCCACTGCTCCTTCACCCTCCCCAAGGCCTCCAGCCCTTTGATCagcatctccctggctgccttAAAATCGATTTCTTGCACGTTGCATTTCTCCATAGCGCACATGATCTCTGTCAGCTCATCATTCTGCCTCTTGAAGTTCTCGAAGCTCCTTTGATACTCATCTTGGGTCGACTTCAGCATCTCCCGGCTCTGCTCGACCTTCAAATGTGCATTTCGCAGGGCACTGGATCCTCCCGTTGAGTCTTGCTGACATTTAGCCACGTTCGGCGGCTTGGCGGTGAAGGCAGGAGATCCCACTGAGGATTTACTGTGTGAATCAAATTCTGATGCTCTTTGGTATAAGCGTTTGATCTCTTCAGCGAGgggcttctcttcttcctttcctttgttttggGACAAGGCCATCTTTTCCAGCTGTTCACAAATACGGAGGCCAGATGCGCAGATCTCTAGAGCTTGATTTTTTGGCTCACACATACTTTCCATGTCTATGCTGCTCTTCGTCTTTAGCAAACAGTCTTTCAGCCAGTTGGTGTTAACTTCCTGAGTTTTCTCATTGACGATTTTCTTCATGTTGAGGCCATTTTGCTCATCGATTAGCTCTTTGAGCTGCGTTGCAAACGTCAGTAGCATTTCTGACTTTGCAAAAATGTTGAGTGCTGGCATTATTCTTCTATGGTCGAATTGCTCTGGGCCAGCCACAGCACTGCCTTCCATTTTCTCAGTTCCCATCTTGCCCCCTTTTCCTGTGAACATGCCTGCAATCCCATTGACAATATTGCAAAGTCCATTTGTAATATTCTCCACAATGGTCATGCCCACAGCAGTCCACCCTGTGGGAATGGCTTTCATGGCTTCATTGTATTGGTTAAAGGATTCATCGACTTGCTGCTTCATCTGGTCGTGATACTGCTCAGCCAGCTTCTGTGCCTCCCTGGCTGCTTTCTCCTTGATCTGTGCTTGCTGCAGCGCTATCTGGATGTCTTTCAGCTCATCCTCATAACCTTTCTTGGCGTTCAAACAGGCCTCCATCAGCTCCTGGATCAGGTAGATGACATCTGAATACTTGTCCTTCACCCCCTGGGCTAAGTCTTTGCAGTCGTCTGCCACGGCCTTCATGTTCTTTAGGTGCGTCGGCAGCATGGCATTCACCGTCTCCGTGTCCTGGAACAGAATTTTAACAATCGCCTTCATCCGTCCCGGGACGCTCATGGAGAGGAGTCTGATCTGGTCCATGTTGACGTGTGCAGTGTTGAAGGCTGCCCAGCCTTGGTTACTGACTTGACACAAGCAGGCCCTGAAGGATTCTGGGTATTTGATGTGCTTAAAGCCATCCTTAGGGGGGTTCTTATTGATGGAGaagtctccctgccctgctgaaATGAAAACCAGCTGCCCTAGGATGGCGATGGAGATGGGGGCCGGCATGAGGAACTCCTCCCAGTTGGCGTAGGACTTCATCCTCAACTCCGTCTCCTTCCGCACATCCTTGGCTTTGCTGACACTCAGCTCAGCTTTAACCAGCGCCTGGGACTTTCCagcttcatctgccattgtgcagCCAGTAACCCtgaaaatattattaattattatttaatgtGTATTTTAGAGTAGCACCGATTAGGAGAAAGGCCGCCCATACTCTTGGGTATAGGACAAAGACCTAGGAAGGTGTGATCCCTTCCTAAAACAGTTTACAAACTAGGAAACATGTACTAGTGGATTAGTGCAGAGGGGACTGGGAAACAGGATTCccgggttctctccccagctctcgaAGGGGAGtagagtctagtggttagagcggggagcCCTGGGAGGCCAGACTAATGAGGGGAATGGGATGTAGCAGGTTAGACCAGGGGGGTTGGGAACcggactcctaggttctatctgaggaaggtgtaagaactaGGCAGTAGCAGACATGGGATAATCTCCCCTCAGGGAACGTTCCCTCCTGACCTGCGGTAGCTGACGGTTGGTTTTCACTTTGAAGCAAGAAGATTAGATCCTCGCCCAAATCCCGAAGGCTTGTTTCTAGGGGgtgttgccaacactttggagaatagagctaaaattcagaaggATCttcataaattggagaactgagctatagacaacaaaatgacattcagcaaagacaaatgtacgatgctacacttagggaagaaaaaccaaatgtacaaatacagaatgggggaaaactggcttggcagcagcaccgctgagaaggatctgggggttGTGGTGAATCGcagcctcaacatgagtcagcagtgCGACCCTGTTGCGAAAAAAGCAAATGCCATTTccggttgcattaacagaggcacagcatgcaagtcacgggtGGTGATAGTATTGCTCTACtcagcgctggttaggcctcagctggagaactgtgtccagttttggtcaccaaggTATAAAATGGATGTAGAGAAAcaggaaaggatccagaggtgagtgacaaagatgatccaaGGGATGGAACGCAAGCCACACGAGCAAAGGtggaaggaactgggtatgtatagtttggaaaagagggatTAAAAGGGGAACATGATAGCGGTCTtgaaatacttgaaaggctgccataaaaaagattaATTTGTTGTCTCTTGCAACAGAGGACAGGACATGAGGCAataggttcaaactacagcataacaGATTTAGATGAAACCTCAgaaaaatcatccaaagcccaagatttggtggtgatgggggacttcaactatccagatatatgttggggaAATAACACCGACTATCCACTAAGTTCTTGggctgcattgcagacaactttttatttcagaaggttgaaaaagctactggggggaagctgttctagacttgattttaacacatagggaggaactcgttgagaatttgaaagtggaaggcagcttgggtgaaagtgatcatgaaaccatagagtttgcaattctaaggaagggtagatgggagtacagcaaaatagagacaatggatttcagggaGGCGgctttggtaagctcagagagctggtaggtgaggtcccctgggaatcaagactgaggggaaaaatgactgaggagagttggcagtttttcaaagggacacttaagggcccaaaagcaagctattctgctgggtaggaaagatagaaaatgtggcaaaagaccggcttggcttaaccacgagatcttgcatgatctgaaaaataaaaaggagtcatataaaaaatggaaactaggacagatatcaaaggatgaatataggcaaacagcacaggaatgcaggggcaagattagaaaggcaaaggcacaaaatgagctcaaactagttACGGGAATAAAGgaaaacaagaagactttttatcaatacattagaagcaagaggaagaccaaggacagggcaggcccactgctcagtgaggcgggagaaacagtaacaggaaacttggaaatggcagagatgcttaatgacttctttgtttcggtcttcactgagaagtcggaacgaatgcctaacatagtgagtgctaatgggaagggggcaggtttagaagagaaaataaaaaaagaacaagttaaaatcaCTTAGAGAAGTTAGATGCCcacaagtcaccagggcctgatgaaatgcatcctagaatggAGCtgacagaggaggtatctgagcctctagctattatctttggaaaatcctgggagacaggagagattccagaagactggaaaagggcaaatatagtgcccacctataaaaagggaaataaaaacaacccaggaaactacagaccagttagtttaacttctgtgccagggaagataatggagcaagtaatgggaagggactgtctaggaaggatacggcagaaagggatctaggggttatagtggaccacaagctacatatgagtcaacagtgtgatgctgttgcaaaaaaagcaaacatgattctgggatgcatgaacaggtgtgttgtgagcacgACACGAGAAGTCCTTCTTCCGCTcaactctgcactggttaggcctcaactggagtattgtgtccagttctgggcaccgcatttcaagaaagttgtggagaaattggagagggtccagagaagagcaacaagaatgatgaaaggtctagagaacatgacctacgaaggaggctgaaagaattgggtttgtttagtttggaaaagagaagactgagaggggacgtgatagcagttttcaggtatctaaaagggtgtcgtaaggagaagggagaaaacttgttcaccttcccctctaaggatagaacaagaagcaatgggcttaaactgcagcaagggaggtttaggttggacattaggaaaaagttcctaactgtcagggtggttaaacactggaataaattgcctagggaggttgtggaatctccatctctggagctatttaagagcaggttagagaaatgtctctcagggatggtctagacagtctttggtcctgccatgagggcagggggctggactcaatgacctctcgaggtaccttccagtcctagaatctatgactcTATTAAAACCTTCCAAGTACTCCCTCCCAGTACGTACACCACTCCAGCACCCCCTAAATACCCCCTCCAGAACCCCCCAAAAGCgccctcccagtacacacacacatcctggcAGTGTCCTCTATTTGGTATCTCTAAGGGGTTTAGGGCAAAAAATAGAGAATCGACTAATAGATCGGAGGCGCAGAGGTTTCCCCCAAGATGTGCCCAGTTGGCACGTGTGACACACTCAGACTGAGGTGCCCAGCAAAAGTGTAACAGAGAAACAAGAACTGAGTTGTCATAGGCGAAGGGGTTTCCTTAACGCTCTACTCTTGGGGGATCCTTTATGTtgcctgtattgttacagacagaCATGCAGATAGGTATTTTGAAATGGATtgtcaaaataattgaaactggtgtgattgtacagtattattttgacaaataaaatatgcagatttttgcagaatttttaactattgtgtgcagaatttttaattgtttggcagagaattcccccaggagtacccgGTTATTGGACCTATGTGGGGACAAATATTTGCCAATGGGCTCTTCAGTGGAGCAGAGCAAGGTCTGgcagatccagtggctggaagttgccgctagacaaattcagactggaaataaggcgtcaGTTTTGACCAGGGAGGGGAAATAACCATTGGGCCAGTTTCCCAAGGGCGGcgctggattctccatccctgacaatTGTGGGTGTTTCTCTCAGAGATCTGCTGTAGGAACTATTCTGGGGCAGGTCCCTGGCCTGTGTTAcccgggaggtcagactagatgtcataatggccccttctggctttggCATGGACAGAGATGGAGTCAGGACAGCTGGGTTCAATTTCCCGCTCTAGGGCAACTCACTTTGCCACTCAAGGCATGGACCCCCCCACTTGCCATGCTGCCTACTCGCGGAGCTGGTGCCAGGGTGAGGCTGTGAATATCTGTGATGAGGGCAGGGAGAGAATCGTTTACTGGGCCAATTTTCaccaagctttcaagctccacagagcgATTCCTAAGGGCTGGGGAAGGTCCTCAGGACACGTCTACATGTCAAAGGCTCCCGCGGCACTGGGGCAGCTCTGCAGCCATGTGGCTGTAGCGCTGCAGTGTTGACACAGCAAGGAGGTGGAGTGAGGCCCTTccttggtgtagttaatccacctccccaagaggctgTAGATCGATGGGCAGAAGAATTCATCCATccacctagtgctgtctacagggggacttaggttggcttaactgcaCCAGTGGGGAGGTAgatttctcagagccctggcagaCATAGCTCTGCTGATGTGCGTTTTCAGCAGAGACCAGCCCTGGCTCCACAGTCCTGTTCACGGAGCTCTCTCCTACTCCCTGTTAGTTAAGGAGCAGTTTGGATCGGGATGCGGGAGAAGCTGGACTACAAGGTGCTCAGAGCTGAGCCTGCTGGGATCCGGAGAGAGCCGGGTTAGCCACAGCCCCGCCGGCCCCGATCCCTGTCTGATTTGCCGGGTGAGAATTTCATTAGGCCCCACTACCCCATCCCCCCATGCCAGGTGCTCTGTTCCTCCCACACTACCCCTTCCCAATGGCAAGAGCTTCTTTATGACCCCCATCCCTTAACCTCTCCCCCACTGGTTTCATTTCAGTCTCTGGCTGGGAGCTCAGTCACTGAGGACATCAACCCCTTGAACTCCATTGAGACGATGAATGAGCAAACCTGAGCCATGCGTGGAAGGGGGTGCATTCTGTTATGCTGGGAAACATCAATGTTGCCATCAACCCATTCTTCACTCCACAGACTTGTGGGCCAACTGGCGCTGCTTAATATTGGTGTGTTAACATTGCAGTGCTATCACTTTaaatactggggtggggggaattcctGCTCCAGCCAAGGGGGCTCTGTTGGGAAGCTTGAAATCTGTGTTGGTCCCCAAAAAGCCTGCCTAGAACCAAGGGGGTTGAGCTGGGCCTCGCTGCTTtggggagcagcctgttttctctcccCCAGGTTTTGCTTCTTGTATGTTATCATGCTCCAGCATGACTAAGCACTGAAACAGGGTATGTTTACTCCCGCAGGAACtctgtgccactgcgcaatgcagaatttttgcAGAATCAATGTTCTGCACAGAATTTCATTGTTCCCTGCAGAATTGGTGCTGCAGAGCTCTTGGCCCCCACTAGGGGCCACTGAACCTGGCAGAGCCTGGCTCCCCTACTGGCAAATAAAAGACACtgcagagaagggggagggggagccagagggctCCCGGCAGCTGTGGTTCCTGGCACACCCAGAAGGAAGGAGGCAGCGTGTCCCGCAGTGAGTGGAGCACCAGGCTTGGTGGGGACAGAGCCCCATGCAGTGTCAGCCCTGCACAGCTCAGCACTGAAATCACATCAAGAAACT
This DNA window, taken from Mauremys reevesii isolate NIE-2019 unplaced genomic scaffold, ASM1616193v1 Contig1, whole genome shotgun sequence, encodes the following:
- the LOC120392358 gene encoding uncharacterized protein LOC120392358, which gives rise to MADEAGKSQALVKAELSVSKAKDVRKETELRMKSYANWEEFLMPAPISIAILGQLVFISAGQGDFSINKNPPKDGFKHIKYPESFRACLCQVSNQGWAAFNTAHVNMDQIRLLSMSVPGRMKAIVKILFQDTETVNAMLPTHLKNMKAVADDCKDLAQGVKDKYSDVIYLIQELMEACLNAKKGYEDELKDIQIALQQAQIKEKAAREAQKLAEQYHDQMKQQVDESFNQYNEAMKAIPTGWTAVGMTIVENITNGLCNIVNGIAGMFTGKGGKMGTEKMEGSAVAGPEQFDHRRIMPALNIFAKSEMLLTFATQLKELIDEQNGLNMKKIVNEKTQEVNTNWLKDCLLKTKSSIDMESMCEPKNQALEICASGLRICEQLEKMALSQNKGKEEEKPLAEEIKRLYQRASEFDSHSKSSVGSPAFTAKPPNVAKCQQDSTGGSSALRNAHLKVEQSREMLKSTQDEYQRSFENFKRQNDELTEIMCAMEKCNVQEIDFKAAREMLIKGLEALGRVKEQWEKMVRFFQMISSLIDSCLSRDIKEFVSSVSDVQKIENYSSKSFVIDTIYTQAFNASNVAHLVHMISETYTEVSNNYLMDRVSSLGRLITMETSHPSFESEREALQKGCEEARQAIYDMVIEKKEEFDRSVEARVETIDRELKAVLPPVSMEEQKAIEGSVQRGMKELTAEEEDLFE